The Parambassis ranga chromosome 14, fParRan2.1, whole genome shotgun sequence genome includes a window with the following:
- the lrch2 gene encoding leucine-rich repeat and calponin homology domain-containing protein 2, whose product MATSQGGVGAVTALQSHHYPSGPHWSPGINQFQHQQQHHTARSLDRALEDAVCSGILNLSGRKLREYPGVSYDLTDTTQADLSKNRLTEIPPEVCLFAPLESLNLYHNCIKCIPEAIINLQMLTYLDISRNLLSVLPKYVFNLPLKVLLVSNNKLVSIPEEIGKAKELMELDVSCNEIQVLPAQMGRLQALRELNIRKNCIHMLPEELADLPLIRLDFSCNKITEIPPAYRKLRQLQHIILDNNPMQSPPAQICLKGKVHIFKYLNIQACRMDKKPDTLDLPSLGKRCLPQPLTDSMEDFYPSKNHGPDSGIGSDNGDKRLSTTEPSDDDTVSLHSQVSETARADALSLLSKMDSCKDQDLYDFIEPNPEEDPALSECDGQQSSHVSCIKELEKVLNMSHQSKEKDSWKEESGSDKEQLIEEEDDELKEVLDLRKIAVQLLQQEQQNRRRSLICRAESLIHRRRVTGRAHRFLSHSGSSSSKPRLTPQTARSASLDEGSSGASVLSGQPSSSCSFDGSLKTDQSDSDTKWPEVPPVLNQNEDRRRNKYLRKDYLKYKCQSARKNSNGNDDCEDGLRNTDFSTTTLTVFGLKPRSAFTRGSRQEYSSTDPSFTMRRKMEHLREEMEQIGLLRQNIESRLKVLLPEDVGAALMDGVVLCHLANHICPRSVASIHVPSPAVPKLSMAKCRRNVENFLDACKKLGVPQDKLCLPHHILEERGLVKVGVTVQALLDLPTAMPTQLSTV is encoded by the exons ATGGCGACTAGTCAGGGAGGTGTGGGAGCTGTCACTGCTCTACAAAGCCATCACTACCCTAGCGGACCTCACTGGAGCCCGGGCATCAACCAGttccagcaccagcagcagcaccacacgGCCCGCAGCCTGGACCGGGCTTTGGAGGATGCCGTGTGCTCGGGGATACTGAACCTGAGCGGCAGGAAGCTCAGGGAGTACCCGGGAGTGAGCTATGATCTGACCGATACAACACAAGCAG ATTTGTCGAAGAATCGTCTCACAGAAATCCCTCCAGAAGTGTGTCTGTTCGCCCCTCTTGAGTCGCTCAACCTCTACCACAACTGCATCAAGTGCATCCCAGAAGCCATTATCAATCTGCAGATGCTGACTTATCTTGATATCAG CCGGAATCTTCTATCAGTTTTACCAAAATATGTGTTCAACCTCCCCCTCAAAGTTCTGCTTGTGAGCAACAATAAACTTGTGTCTATCCCTGAAGAGATTGGAAAGGCCAAAGAGCTGATGGAACtg GACGTGAGCTGTAATGAGATCCAGGTGCTACCAGCTCAGATGGGGAGGCTTCAAGCCTTACGAGAACTCAACATCAGGAAGAACTGTATTCACATGCTGCCTGAGG AGTTGGCTGACCTGCCTCTCATCCGACTTGACTTCTCCTGCAATAAGATCACAGAAATTCCTCCAGCCTACAGGAAactcaggcagctgcagcacatcATCCTAGACAACAATCCTATGCAGTCTCCACCGGCACAG ATTTGCCTTAAGGGCAAAGTGCACATATTCAAATACCTGAACATCCAGGCATGTAGAATGGACAAGAAACCAGACACCTTGGACCTCCCTTCCCTCGGCAAACGATGCCTTCCACAGCCCCTAACAGATAG CATGGAAGATTTTTATCCTAGTAAGAACCACGGGCCTGACTCTGGAATTGGCAGTGACAATGGCGACAAGCGGCTGTCTACAACAGAG CCGTCAGATGACGATACCGTCAGCCTGCACTCTCAAGTTTCAGAGACAGCCCGTGCTGATGCCCTCTCACTCCTCTCTAAAATGGATTCTTGCAAAG ATCAGGATCTCTATGACTTTATAGAGCCCAACCCTGAAGAGGATCCTGCTCTGTCAGAGTGTGACGGGCAGCAGAGCAGTCATGTGTCTTGTATAAAG GAATTGGAAAAAGTTCTTAACATGTCTCaccaaagcaaagaaaaagacagcTGGAAAGAGGAGTCAGG TTCTGATAAAGAGCAGCTAattgaagaagaagatgatgagcTGAAGGAAGTGTTGGACCTGAGGAAGATTGCCGTTCAGCTTTtgcagcaggaacagcagaacAG ACGACGGTCCCTAATTTGCAGAGCAGAGAGTCTTATTCACCGACGAAGAGTGACTGGCCGGGCACACAG aTTTCTAAGTCACTCCGGAAGCTCCAGCAGCAAACCGAGGCTCACACCTCAGACTGCTCGTAG CGCTTCTTTGGATGAAGGAAGCAGCGGAGCATCGGTGCTGAGTGGGCAG CCCTCTTCTTCCTGCTCATTTGATGGTAGCCTGAAGACAGATCAGtcagactcagacacaaagtGGCCTGAAGTCCCACCTGTCCTCAATCAGAATGAAGATCGCAGGCGGAACAAGTACCTGAGAAAGGACTATCTCAAG TACAAGTGTCAGAGTGCTCGCAAGAACTCCAATGGGAATGATGATTGTGAG GATGGTTTACGCAACACCGATTTCAGCACCACCACGCTGACAGTATTTGGGCTGAAGCCAAGATCAG CCTTCACCAGAGGAAGCCGCCAAGAGTACAGCTCGACAGACCCCAGTTTTActatgaggaggaagatggagcaCTTGAGAGAGGAAATGGAGCAGATAGGACTGTTACGACAG AACATTGAGTCCAGACTGAAAGTGTTGCTTCCAGAAGATGTCGGAGCTGCTCTTATGGATGGAGTTGTCCTGTGCCATTTAGCCAATCACATTTGTCCTCGGTCTGTGGCCAGCATCCACGTGCCATCGCCTGCAGTG CCAAAGCTCAGCATGGCTAAATGTCGTAGGAATGTTGAAAACTTCCTGGATGCTTGTAAGAAGCTGGGTGTTCCACAG GACAAGCTCTGTCTGCCACATCACATCCTAGAAGAACGTGGTCTGGTGAAGGTGGGTGTGACCGTCCAGGCTCTACTGGATCTGCCTACAGCAATGCCCACGCAACTGTCGACTGTTTGA
- the LOC114445808 gene encoding U2 snRNP-associated SURP motif-containing protein isoform X2, protein MADRKGKPVTPVKTLTKKEQRELKKKEDEKAAEVFEEFLASFEASEKRKVKTFVCGGIVNPTKEEATQVKKNELYRPARTFVPVSQQLSPVSSADSKKSAFKRKTEEKKKSNLELFKEELKLIQEEREERHKRKRSDPGGAGGGFGDPDVPFSGRSSLYDDLSVPVTTNLYISCISPKMNEEILCKEFSKYGPLASVKIMWPRTDEERCRTSNRAFVAFMTRKDAERALAALDGKVIMGFEMKLGWGKPARIPRQPLYTPVGVRPTPPPQSGLPFNAQPRDRFRNDFTKPLGVSKAEFDKTLSDAVVKVVIPTERNLLFLIHRMIEFVVREGPVFEAMIMSKEKNNPDYRFLFDNKSQDHVYYRWKLFSILQGESLTEWRTTDFRMFRGGSLWRPPILNDYSQRGEERTELEDDISPEEEVKKGQLRAEHRQKLETLLKELTPGREDVANAMMFCLDRADAAEEVVGHITESFSLLQTPLQKKIARLYLVSDILHNSCAKVAGASYYRKYFESKLPQIFGDLNAAYKNIQARLQAEQFKQKVMSCFRAWEDWAIYPEPYLIRLQNIFLGFAKAEESLTETAEEVSCDLDGAPMDGTPVDRLPLGRSLDDLDGCPMGWDPLDGVPVDDIDGVPLGAPIDDIDGMPLDESNAPLSRVPLSKWEKTGDTRTSSQVKTKWDTTVEQDSKDEVNVSVDSQGGDEGSESDSSADSCTLTNCNSADFQSSLRSFQMSDSKRKRLRELEVKVMKIQDELESGKRQRKSGMSIQEEVEHYRNKLLQKEFQKDEEKDERSTLKPKDKSKDDRRNKDRSKRNEDQDQRRSSDPGERKSRSISPLKSRSPKWSKRSRSPSPNQKVGKSRSRSPHRFHKKAKKSKY, encoded by the exons ATGGCAGATAGAAAGGGAAAACCAGTTACTCCAGTCAAAACACTCACAAAGAAAGAACAACGGGAACTCAAGAAAAAG GAGGACGAAAAAGCAGCAGAGGTGTTTGAAGAGTTCTTGGCATCATTTGAGGCCAGTgagaaaagaaaagtgaaaacatttgtgtgtggggGTATTGTGAATCCAACTAAAG aagaagcaacACAAGTAAAGAAAAATGAGCTGTATCGACCTGCGAGGACGTTTGTCCCTGTGTCCCAGCAGCTTTCGCCGGTATCCTCTGCTGACAGCAAAAAgtcg GCAtttaaaagaaagacagaagaaaagaagaagagtaaTCTTGAGCTCTTCAAAGAGGAGCTTAAGCT AATACAAGAAGAACGTGAAGAAAGACATAAAAGAAAGAGAAGCGACCCTGGCGGTGCCGGAGGAGGATTTGGAGATCCGGATGTACCGTTTTCGGGACGATCAT CATTATACGATGACCTATCAGTACCAGTCACCACTAACCTCTACATCAGTTGCATTAGCCCAAAG ATGAATGAAGAGATTCTCTGCAAAGAGTTTTCAAAGTATGGACCCCTTGCCAGCGTAAAGATTATGTGGCCCCGAACAGATGAAGAGCGGTGCAGGACATCAAACAGAGCCTTTGTGGCTTTCATGACACGGAAAGATGCAGAGAGAGCCTTGGCTGCGCTTGATG GCAAAGTAATTATGGGGTTTGAAATGAAGCTAGGATGGGGTAAACCTGCTCGCATCCCACGTCAGCCTCTCTACACACCGGTGGGCGTGAGACCCACACCACCACCCCAGTCAGGCCTGCCTTTTAATGCTCAGCCACGGGATCGATTTCGCAATGACTTCACGAAGCCGCTGGGCGTGTCCAAAGCAGAGTTTGACAAG ACTCTGTCCGATGCCGTAGTCAAAGTGGTTATCCCAACCGAAAG GAATCTGTTATTCCTCATTCACAGGATGATAGAGTTTGTGGTACGTGAAGGTCCAGTGTTTGAAGCCATGATAATgagcaaagagaaaaacaatcCAGATTATCG GTTCCTTTTTGACAACAAAAGCCAAGATCATGTTTACTATCGTTGGAAACTGTTCTCCATCCTGCAG GGAGAGTCGCTGACGGAGTGGAGGACGACAGACTTCCGTATGTTCCGGGGTGGCTCGTTATGGAGACCTCCTATTTTAAACGACTATTCGCAGAGAGGTGAAGAGAGAACAGAACTAGAGGATGACATTTCTCCCGAGGAGGAAGTGAAGAAAGGGCAGCTCAGAGCTGA GCACAGGCAGAAGCTGGAGACCTTGCTGAAAGAGCTCACTCCAGGCAGAGAAGATGTCGCCAATGCCATGATGTTCTGTCTAGACAGAGCAGATGCAGCAGAGGAAGTAGTGGGACACATTACTGAATCCTTTTCTTTGCTTCAGACACCACTTCAGAAAAAA ATTGCTAGATTGTATCTTGTGTCAGACATCTTGCACAACTCATGTGCCAAAGTAGCTGGTGCATCTTATTATCGTAAATA TTTTGAATCAAAACTACCACAGATATTTGGAGACCTTAACGCAgcatacaaaaacatacaagCCAGGCTGCAGGCTGAACAGTTTAAG CAAAAGGTCATGAGTTGTTTCAGAGCATGGGAAGACTGGGCCATATACCCTGAGCCTTATCTAATCCGCCTTCAGAATATCTTTCTGGGCTTCGCCAAAGCAGAGGAGTCAttgacagagacagcagag GAAGTGTCATGTGACCTTGATGGTGCACCAATGGATGGCACACCTGTAGATCGTTTACCCCTGGGCAGATCTTTGGATGACCTAGACGGCTGCCCAATGGGCTGGGACCCTCTGGACGGAGTCCCTGTTGATGACATTGACGGTGTTCCTTTAGGAGCTCCTATTGATGACATAGATGGAATGCCCT TAGATGAGAGCAATGCTCCTCTCTCCAGAGTGCCTTTGTCTAAGTGGGAGAAGACAGGTGATACTAGGACATCGTCTCAAG tCAAGACTAAGTGGGACACCACAGTGGAGCAAGACAGCAAAGATGAAGTGAATGTTAG CGTCGACTCACAGGGTGGAGATGAGGGCTCTGAGAGTGACAGCAGTGCAGATTCCTGCACTTTAACAAACTGTAACAGTGCAGATTTCCAGAGCTCACTTAGAAGTTTTCAGATGTCTGACAGCAAAAGGAAGAGGCTGAGAGAACTGGAG GTAAAGGTAATGAAGATCCAAGATGAGCTGGAGTCTGGAAAAAGGCAGAGGAAGTCTGGAATGAGCATACAAGAAGAAGTGGAGCACTACAGAAACAAATTGCTACAGAAG GAGTTTcaaaaagatgaagaaaaagatgAGAGATCTACATTGAAGCCCAAAGATAAGTCGAAGGATGACAGAAGGAACAAAGACAGAAGCAAAAGAAATGAAGACCAGGACCAAAGAAGGAGTAGTGATCCAGGAGAGAGAAAATCAAGGAGCATTTCTCCCCTAAA GTCAAGATCTCCAAAATGGTCCAAACGCTCTCGTTCACCATCTCCAAACCAGAAGGTAGGCAAATCCAGGTCACGGTCACCACATCGATTTCACAAGAAAGCAAAGAAGAGCAAATATTGA
- the LOC114445808 gene encoding U2 snRNP-associated SURP motif-containing protein isoform X1: MADRKGKPVTPVKTLTKKEQRELKKKEDEKAAEVFEEFLASFEASEKRKVKTFVCGGIVNPTKEEEATQVKKNELYRPARTFVPVSQQLSPVSSADSKKSAFKRKTEEKKKSNLELFKEELKLIQEEREERHKRKRSDPGGAGGGFGDPDVPFSGRSSLYDDLSVPVTTNLYISCISPKMNEEILCKEFSKYGPLASVKIMWPRTDEERCRTSNRAFVAFMTRKDAERALAALDGKVIMGFEMKLGWGKPARIPRQPLYTPVGVRPTPPPQSGLPFNAQPRDRFRNDFTKPLGVSKAEFDKTLSDAVVKVVIPTERNLLFLIHRMIEFVVREGPVFEAMIMSKEKNNPDYRFLFDNKSQDHVYYRWKLFSILQGESLTEWRTTDFRMFRGGSLWRPPILNDYSQRGEERTELEDDISPEEEVKKGQLRAEHRQKLETLLKELTPGREDVANAMMFCLDRADAAEEVVGHITESFSLLQTPLQKKIARLYLVSDILHNSCAKVAGASYYRKYFESKLPQIFGDLNAAYKNIQARLQAEQFKQKVMSCFRAWEDWAIYPEPYLIRLQNIFLGFAKAEESLTETAEEVSCDLDGAPMDGTPVDRLPLGRSLDDLDGCPMGWDPLDGVPVDDIDGVPLGAPIDDIDGMPLDESNAPLSRVPLSKWEKTGDTRTSSQVKTKWDTTVEQDSKDEVNVSVDSQGGDEGSESDSSADSCTLTNCNSADFQSSLRSFQMSDSKRKRLRELEVKVMKIQDELESGKRQRKSGMSIQEEVEHYRNKLLQKEFQKDEEKDERSTLKPKDKSKDDRRNKDRSKRNEDQDQRRSSDPGERKSRSISPLKSRSPKWSKRSRSPSPNQKVGKSRSRSPHRFHKKAKKSKY; encoded by the exons ATGGCAGATAGAAAGGGAAAACCAGTTACTCCAGTCAAAACACTCACAAAGAAAGAACAACGGGAACTCAAGAAAAAG GAGGACGAAAAAGCAGCAGAGGTGTTTGAAGAGTTCTTGGCATCATTTGAGGCCAGTgagaaaagaaaagtgaaaacatttgtgtgtggggGTATTGTGAATCCAACTAAAG aagaagaagcaacACAAGTAAAGAAAAATGAGCTGTATCGACCTGCGAGGACGTTTGTCCCTGTGTCCCAGCAGCTTTCGCCGGTATCCTCTGCTGACAGCAAAAAgtcg GCAtttaaaagaaagacagaagaaaagaagaagagtaaTCTTGAGCTCTTCAAAGAGGAGCTTAAGCT AATACAAGAAGAACGTGAAGAAAGACATAAAAGAAAGAGAAGCGACCCTGGCGGTGCCGGAGGAGGATTTGGAGATCCGGATGTACCGTTTTCGGGACGATCAT CATTATACGATGACCTATCAGTACCAGTCACCACTAACCTCTACATCAGTTGCATTAGCCCAAAG ATGAATGAAGAGATTCTCTGCAAAGAGTTTTCAAAGTATGGACCCCTTGCCAGCGTAAAGATTATGTGGCCCCGAACAGATGAAGAGCGGTGCAGGACATCAAACAGAGCCTTTGTGGCTTTCATGACACGGAAAGATGCAGAGAGAGCCTTGGCTGCGCTTGATG GCAAAGTAATTATGGGGTTTGAAATGAAGCTAGGATGGGGTAAACCTGCTCGCATCCCACGTCAGCCTCTCTACACACCGGTGGGCGTGAGACCCACACCACCACCCCAGTCAGGCCTGCCTTTTAATGCTCAGCCACGGGATCGATTTCGCAATGACTTCACGAAGCCGCTGGGCGTGTCCAAAGCAGAGTTTGACAAG ACTCTGTCCGATGCCGTAGTCAAAGTGGTTATCCCAACCGAAAG GAATCTGTTATTCCTCATTCACAGGATGATAGAGTTTGTGGTACGTGAAGGTCCAGTGTTTGAAGCCATGATAATgagcaaagagaaaaacaatcCAGATTATCG GTTCCTTTTTGACAACAAAAGCCAAGATCATGTTTACTATCGTTGGAAACTGTTCTCCATCCTGCAG GGAGAGTCGCTGACGGAGTGGAGGACGACAGACTTCCGTATGTTCCGGGGTGGCTCGTTATGGAGACCTCCTATTTTAAACGACTATTCGCAGAGAGGTGAAGAGAGAACAGAACTAGAGGATGACATTTCTCCCGAGGAGGAAGTGAAGAAAGGGCAGCTCAGAGCTGA GCACAGGCAGAAGCTGGAGACCTTGCTGAAAGAGCTCACTCCAGGCAGAGAAGATGTCGCCAATGCCATGATGTTCTGTCTAGACAGAGCAGATGCAGCAGAGGAAGTAGTGGGACACATTACTGAATCCTTTTCTTTGCTTCAGACACCACTTCAGAAAAAA ATTGCTAGATTGTATCTTGTGTCAGACATCTTGCACAACTCATGTGCCAAAGTAGCTGGTGCATCTTATTATCGTAAATA TTTTGAATCAAAACTACCACAGATATTTGGAGACCTTAACGCAgcatacaaaaacatacaagCCAGGCTGCAGGCTGAACAGTTTAAG CAAAAGGTCATGAGTTGTTTCAGAGCATGGGAAGACTGGGCCATATACCCTGAGCCTTATCTAATCCGCCTTCAGAATATCTTTCTGGGCTTCGCCAAAGCAGAGGAGTCAttgacagagacagcagag GAAGTGTCATGTGACCTTGATGGTGCACCAATGGATGGCACACCTGTAGATCGTTTACCCCTGGGCAGATCTTTGGATGACCTAGACGGCTGCCCAATGGGCTGGGACCCTCTGGACGGAGTCCCTGTTGATGACATTGACGGTGTTCCTTTAGGAGCTCCTATTGATGACATAGATGGAATGCCCT TAGATGAGAGCAATGCTCCTCTCTCCAGAGTGCCTTTGTCTAAGTGGGAGAAGACAGGTGATACTAGGACATCGTCTCAAG tCAAGACTAAGTGGGACACCACAGTGGAGCAAGACAGCAAAGATGAAGTGAATGTTAG CGTCGACTCACAGGGTGGAGATGAGGGCTCTGAGAGTGACAGCAGTGCAGATTCCTGCACTTTAACAAACTGTAACAGTGCAGATTTCCAGAGCTCACTTAGAAGTTTTCAGATGTCTGACAGCAAAAGGAAGAGGCTGAGAGAACTGGAG GTAAAGGTAATGAAGATCCAAGATGAGCTGGAGTCTGGAAAAAGGCAGAGGAAGTCTGGAATGAGCATACAAGAAGAAGTGGAGCACTACAGAAACAAATTGCTACAGAAG GAGTTTcaaaaagatgaagaaaaagatgAGAGATCTACATTGAAGCCCAAAGATAAGTCGAAGGATGACAGAAGGAACAAAGACAGAAGCAAAAGAAATGAAGACCAGGACCAAAGAAGGAGTAGTGATCCAGGAGAGAGAAAATCAAGGAGCATTTCTCCCCTAAA GTCAAGATCTCCAAAATGGTCCAAACGCTCTCGTTCACCATCTCCAAACCAGAAGGTAGGCAAATCCAGGTCACGGTCACCACATCGATTTCACAAGAAAGCAAAGAAGAGCAAATATTGA